CTTTCAGGAAGCTGGCGACCGGTATTTCGGTGAAGTCATTGGCATCGCAGACATCGTGAAAGTAAGTGATGTCGGTACGGTCAACAGAGGGGGTTCTGTTTGCCGGTAAACCGATGAGTTTGGCGTAAGGGGCCAGGTTTTCTGCTGTGGCTTCGATCAATGGGATGGTGATCATTTTCAATACTCCTGATTAATGAAAACGTTGTCTTTTAACGTTTTTAAATTGTCACTTATGTTGTGTTATCTAATTGTTTTTACGTATTAGATTCTCTGGTTTTGGCTTTTATTTTAAAATGACAACGTTGTCATTTGTGGGCATTCTAGCCTGGCGAGAGAAGATCAAAAAGAGAGAACGATCACAGATTGCGATCGTCATCCAGGTGAGAGCTTTCTTGGTTCAGGGCGACAGGAATTGCCAGAAAACAGGTATGTGAAGTAACCTATTGAATAGCTAGAGGGTTTAATTGGATGTCAGGACTCAAGGGGCGTGCCAGAATACGTGAATGGCCTGGCGTAGGCCCCAGGGTCAATGGGTGAAAAGAACGACGGATCGTCTTAAGAGAGAAATATGGCAAGCATTGCAGATATCGCTAAAAAACTTAATTTATCTAACTCTACTGTTTCAAGAGCATTGCGCGATTCGGGACTGGTGACCAAAGAGACCCGAGAAAAAGTGTTACTCGCAGCGCAGGAAGTAGGGTATGAGGTTAACGTTATAGCCAGAAAACTGCGCAGCGGTGAGTCGAAAACGATTGGCGTGATCGTTTCCGATATTACTAACTTATTTCACGGTGAAATCATCACTGCTATCCAGAAAGTGGCAATTGATAATGGCTATACCGTTATTTTTGGCACTTCCTCAGAAGATGAAAATACCGAGCGTGAGCTCATCGATTTGCTAAAAAGCAATATGCTTCAGGGGCTTATCATTGTCCCGACGCATCAATCGATAAATAACATCAGACCCCTGGCACATCTGCCGATCGTTGAAGTTGACCGCCTGTCCGGCCTCGATTCAAGCGACCAGGTGTTGATTAGCAACCATGAAAGCATGAAGCTCGCAACCAACTATCTCATCAGCCAGGGACACAGAAACATACTCTACTGTACCGGTGATTTAGCGATTACTACATTTGATGAGCGCTTGAGTGGGTTTAAAAGCGCAATAGCGGAAGCCGATTCAAATATTACCCACGACGTTTTGTTGGTTAAAGACACGGATAAGTTACAGTCCAGAACCAGCAGTGAGGTCATCAATTTTCTGACGGGTAAAAACAGACCTTCCGCCATTATTGCGGCTAACGATTTTATTGGTGAAGGGGTTATTTCTGCTATTTACAAATGCGGTCTGGCGGTTCCGGAAGATATCTCTTTTCTGATGTTTGATGACCCCAGGTGGGCAAGCTTTTTCCCGACACCATTGACGGTCATTAAGCAGCCTGCATATCAACTGGGTCTGACCGCAGCCAAATTGTTGATTTCTAAAATTGAAAACAAAGAAAAGAGAACCAAGAGCGTTAAGCGCCTGACCGCAGACCTGATCGTCAGACAGTCGGTAGCGAAAGTAGGGTAGAGACGTTGACAGGCCGGTTTCCCGGCCCGCCATTTAAAGTGGCTTACAGCACCTTATGCGGGCCGAAGCACTCGTAATGAATGTTCTCGCTGTTTACGCCCAGCTCAACCAACTGCTTCGCGGCAAACTGCATAAACGCCACCGGGCCGCACAGATAAAACTGCATCTGCGGGTCGCTGAGCTTGTCGGCCAGTACCGATAAATCCATCAAACCTTCGCTATTAAACTGTGCCGCCTGGCGGTCTGCTTCGTTCGGGTTGCGGTACCAGACATGAGAAGTAAACTTCGGCAGGCTTGCCCCCAGCGCTTTTACCTCGTCTGCAAAGGCGTGAACGTCACCGTTTTCTGCGGCATGGAACCAGTTAACCTGCGCCGGATGTTGCGCTTTCGCCAGCACATCCAGCATCGCCAGCATCGGCGTTTGGCCGACGCCGCCGGAGAGCAGCGTGACCGGCGTTTGCACAGCGACGTTGAGGAAGAAATCTCCTGCCGGTGCCGCCAGATAAATCACATCCCCTTCTTTGGCTGAGTGATGCAGCCAGCTCGACACCTGACCGCCATCTTCACGTTTCACCGCAATGCGGTAACCCTTACCATCAGGCTTGCGGGTCAGGGAGTACTGACGGATTTCCTGATGCGGAAAACCTTCCGGCTTCAGCCAGACCGCCAGATATTGGCCTGGATAATATTCAGCTACGGCACTGCCGTCGACAGGTTCAAATTCAAAGCTGGTTATGAGTGCGCTACGCGGGGTTTTCTTCACGATGCGGAACGCACGGGTCCCTTCCCAGCCGCCGGTTTTGCTGGCGCTTTCGCTATAGATTTCCGCTTCACGATTGATAAAGACGTTGGCCAGCACGCCGTAAGCTTTGCCCCAGGCGTCCAGCACTTCCTGGCCCGGACTGAACATTTCGTCCAGGGTGGCCAGCAGATGGGTACCGACAATATTGTACTGCTCTGGTTGGATCTGGAAGCTGGTGTGCTTCTGAGCAATTTTCTCGACCGCCGGCAGCAGGGCGGGCAGGTTCTCAAGATTACTGGCATAGGCAGCAATCGCGTTAAACAGTGCTTCACGCTGATCGCCATTGCGCTGGTTACTCATGTTAAAAATTTCTTTGAGTTCAGGGTTATGCGTAAACATGCGATCGTAAAAATGGGCGGTCAGCTTTGGACCGGTTTCAACCAGCAGGGGAATGGTGGCTTTCACCGTTGCGATGGTTTGGGCGTCGAGCATAGCAGCTTCCTTATATGAGTTATTTTAATGATGTATTTTATAT
This Klebsiella sp. RHBSTW-00484 DNA region includes the following protein-coding sequences:
- a CDS encoding LacI family DNA-binding transcriptional regulator, which translates into the protein MASIADIAKKLNLSNSTVSRALRDSGLVTKETREKVLLAAQEVGYEVNVIARKLRSGESKTIGVIVSDITNLFHGEIITAIQKVAIDNGYTVIFGTSSEDENTERELIDLLKSNMLQGLIIVPTHQSINNIRPLAHLPIVEVDRLSGLDSSDQVLISNHESMKLATNYLISQGHRNILYCTGDLAITTFDERLSGFKSAIAEADSNITHDVLLVKDTDKLQSRTSSEVINFLTGKNRPSAIIAANDFIGEGVISAIYKCGLAVPEDISFLMFDDPRWASFFPTPLTVIKQPAYQLGLTAAKLLISKIENKEKRTKSVKRLTADLIVRQSVAKVG
- the hmpA gene encoding NO-inducible flavohemoprotein, which codes for MLDAQTIATVKATIPLLVETGPKLTAHFYDRMFTHNPELKEIFNMSNQRNGDQREALFNAIAAYASNLENLPALLPAVEKIAQKHTSFQIQPEQYNIVGTHLLATLDEMFSPGQEVLDAWGKAYGVLANVFINREAEIYSESASKTGGWEGTRAFRIVKKTPRSALITSFEFEPVDGSAVAEYYPGQYLAVWLKPEGFPHQEIRQYSLTRKPDGKGYRIAVKREDGGQVSSWLHHSAKEGDVIYLAAPAGDFFLNVAVQTPVTLLSGGVGQTPMLAMLDVLAKAQHPAQVNWFHAAENGDVHAFADEVKALGASLPKFTSHVWYRNPNEADRQAAQFNSEGLMDLSVLADKLSDPQMQFYLCGPVAFMQFAAKQLVELGVNSENIHYECFGPHKVL